TACCTTCCACGGCGGCCAGCGCCGCCACGGCCCGTGCGACCTTCTCCTCGAAGCTGATGTCGCTCTCGTCCCGGAGGATGTCGATCTTCCAGCCGGTCAGCTTGGACGTCAGCCGGGCGTTCTGCCCCTTCTTCCCGATGGCCTGCGACAGGTGCTCCGCATCCACCACGACCTGAACCGCTTGCGCCTCCGGGTCCACCGTCACGCGGATCAGCTTCGCCGGGGCCAGCGCGTTGGTCACGAAGGTCTTGATATCCTCGTTCCACCGGACGATGTCAATCTTTTCCCCGGAAAGCTCGCGCACGATGTTCTTCACGCGGATGCCGCGCATGCCCACGCAGGCGCCCACGGGATCGACCTTGGGATCGTGCGAGACCACGGCGATCTTGCTGCGGAACCCCGCCTCGCGCGCGATCCCCTTGATCTCCACGGTCTTGTCCGCGATTTCGGAAACCTCCAGCTCGAACAGGCGCTGCACAAAATCCGGGTGGCTCCGGGTCAGGATGATCTCCGGCCCCTGCGTCCGGCTTTCCACCTTGAGGATGAGGGCCCGCAGCCGGTCGCCGATCTGGTAGCGCTCCGTGGGCACCTTTTCGACCGCCGGCATCAGGCCCTCGGCACGGCCGAGGTCCAGGATCACGTCGCTGCGCTCGATACGGTTGACCGTCCCGCTGACGATATCGCCGGACCGATCCTTGTACTCGTCAAAGACCCTTTCCTTTTCCGCCTGCCGGATCTTGTGGAGGATCGCCTGCTTGGCCGTCTGGGCCGCGATCCGGCCGAAATTCTTGGGCGTCACCTCGATTTCCAGGACATCTCCCAGCTGGGCGTCCGCCTTGATGCGCCGGGCATTGGGCAAGGTGATTTCGTCATGCGGGGCCATGACGCGCTCCACCACGGTCACCCGGGCCAGCGCCCGGATGCGGCAGGTCTTACGGTCGATCTCGATGCGCAGATCCTTGGAGGGGCCCACGCTCTTTTTCGACGCGCTCAACAGGGCGGATTCCACGGCCGTCAGCAGGGTCTCGCGATCGATCCCCCGCTCCCGCTCCATGTACTCCATGACTGTCAACAGATCGTTG
This window of the Kiritimatiellia bacterium genome carries:
- the nusA gene encoding transcription termination/antitermination protein NusA translates to MNNDLLTVMEYMERERGIDRETLLTAVESALLSASKKSVGPSKDLRIEIDRKTCRIRALARVTVVERVMAPHDEITLPNARRIKADAQLGDVLEIEVTPKNFGRIAAQTAKQAILHKIRQAEKERVFDEYKDRSGDIVSGTVNRIERSDVILDLGRAEGLMPAVEKVPTERYQIGDRLRALILKVESRTQGPEIILTRSHPDFVQRLFELEVSEIADKTVEIKGIAREAGFRSKIAVVSHDPKVDPVGACVGMRGIRVKNIVRELSGEKIDIVRWNEDIKTFVTNALAPAKLIRVTVDPEAQAVQVVVDAEHLSQAIGKKGQNARLTSKLTGWKIDILRDESDISFEEKVARAVAALAAVEGIGPERAEKLVHAGFLTLEGLLAAEPSDLEAVEGFDAAAAREVLQGVEKACEHLHGQEDA